Proteins from a genomic interval of Paenibacillus sp. FSL H8-0048:
- a CDS encoding CynX/NimT family MFS transporter, whose translation MSSPEQLLNKHDGISNTGIKKQTTLWFMIIGIIFIAANLRAPLTSVGPLVSLIRDNVHISNTLAGLITTVPLIAFALLSPFVPKLGHRYGIERIILISLIFLVIGIAVRSLSGAATLYVGTAILGFAITICNVLLPSLIKREFPQQMGTMTGVYSVSMNLCGAIASGISIPLAVGAGMNWQGALGVWGILSIISILFWIPLLKTPTKPAIISNSTGKNHQVKIWRSPLAWQVTLFMGIQSAIFYVLVAWLPEILKEQGINSSQSGWFLSVLIMASLPFSFIVPVMAGRMSNQRSLVVITTILLLIGTLGLLYSSIQLLLLWVIILGIGAGFAFGLSMMFFGLRTQSAHQAAELSGMAQSIGYLLAAIGPALIGYLHDATHSWSAPLLILVGASALLGIVGLGAGRNQFVGSANDRRAKN comes from the coding sequence ATGAGTTCACCAGAACAATTGTTAAACAAGCACGATGGAATATCCAATACCGGTATTAAGAAGCAAACGACACTCTGGTTCATGATCATAGGAATTATTTTTATCGCAGCGAATTTGCGCGCCCCTCTCACATCAGTGGGACCCTTGGTCAGCCTTATTCGGGACAATGTGCATATTTCTAATACTTTAGCAGGCCTGATTACTACAGTTCCACTAATTGCATTTGCCCTATTATCACCTTTTGTACCCAAATTAGGACATAGATATGGTATAGAACGAATTATCCTGATTTCTCTGATTTTTTTAGTCATCGGTATTGCTGTTCGGTCGTTATCTGGAGCAGCGACATTATATGTTGGAACTGCAATTCTGGGATTTGCTATTACTATATGTAATGTATTACTTCCCAGCCTGATTAAACGGGAATTTCCGCAGCAAATGGGGACTATGACAGGGGTCTATTCAGTTTCCATGAATCTATGCGGGGCGATTGCTTCCGGTATTAGTATTCCCTTAGCTGTGGGAGCAGGTATGAACTGGCAAGGTGCTCTGGGAGTATGGGGAATACTTAGCATCATCTCCATTCTCTTTTGGATACCGCTGCTCAAGACTCCAACGAAACCCGCCATTATTAGTAACAGCACAGGTAAGAACCATCAGGTTAAAATATGGCGCTCTCCATTAGCTTGGCAGGTGACTCTTTTTATGGGAATTCAATCAGCCATTTTCTATGTGCTGGTTGCCTGGTTGCCTGAAATCCTAAAAGAACAAGGCATCAATTCAAGTCAATCCGGCTGGTTTCTCTCGGTTTTGATTATGGCTTCCCTCCCCTTTTCATTTATCGTCCCTGTTATGGCAGGGCGAATGTCTAACCAGCGGTCCTTAGTGGTTATTACAACAATCCTACTTTTAATCGGAACGCTTGGGCTTCTCTATAGCAGTATCCAACTGCTTCTGTTGTGGGTAATTATTCTTGGAATTGGAGCGGGCTTTGCCTTTGGCTTGTCTATGATGTTTTTCGGCTTGCGCACTCAAAGTGCCCATCAAGCGGCGGAATTATCGGGCATGGCCCAATCCATCGGGTATCTGCTGGCAGCCATCGGCCCGGCGCTGATTGGATACCTGCATGATGCCACTCATAGTTGGAGTGCTCCACTCCTGATTTTGGTTGGCGCTTCTGCTCTCCTCGGTATTGTTGGTCTAGGTGCAGGCAGAAATCAATTTGTGGGTTCGGCGAATGACCGGCGCGCAAAAAATTAA
- a CDS encoding FadR/GntR family transcriptional regulator, translated as MLAQTQRLTLVEQVAYQIQEKIESSEWQVGTRIPPEPELMEQLHVSRNTLREAIRALTYAGLLKTRQGDGTYVCSSSVLGSVIRKVIEHTDKFESLEVRYALEREAAALAALRRDEEDLAALRTCLDQCRQAAARQDLEAYAYLDVEFHKMVIAASHNQLMSNLYNHISAALQNMILEMKDLKTVDFYLDSHALLYQAIADQNSHQAEEAVRLYIDKARTQEAHL; from the coding sequence TTGTTAGCTCAGACTCAACGTTTAACCTTGGTGGAACAGGTGGCCTACCAGATCCAAGAGAAGATCGAAAGCAGCGAATGGCAAGTAGGGACGCGTATTCCTCCAGAGCCGGAGCTAATGGAGCAGCTTCATGTCAGTCGTAATACCTTAAGGGAAGCGATTCGGGCTCTAACCTATGCGGGTCTGCTCAAGACCAGACAAGGGGACGGCACATATGTCTGCTCCTCCAGTGTTTTGGGGTCAGTGATTAGAAAAGTAATAGAACATACCGATAAGTTTGAGAGCCTGGAGGTCCGGTATGCATTAGAGAGAGAGGCGGCTGCCCTGGCTGCGCTCAGGAGAGACGAGGAAGATTTGGCGGCACTTCGGACATGTCTTGACCAGTGCAGACAAGCAGCCGCCCGGCAAGATCTTGAAGCTTATGCCTATTTGGATGTGGAGTTTCACAAAATGGTGATAGCCGCTTCGCATAACCAATTGATGTCGAATTTATACAATCATATTTCCGCGGCGCTGCAAAACATGATTTTGGAAATGAAGGATCTCAAAACCGTAGATTTTTATCTCGATTCTCATGCCCTGCTCTATCAAGCCATTGCTGACCAGAATAGTCATCAAGCGGAGGAGGCTGTTCGTTTATACATTGATAAAGCCCGTACACAGGAGGCACATCTATGA
- a CDS encoding MarR family transcriptional regulator produces MEFQNHSKGHLYEQYIRMLHLNELYTEHEINVFREQAQKLQIDMLSNNITSVHVIDCIGDHEPINHTGITQKMNLSKASITNISSKLLEMGFIVRSQMNNNRKESYFSLTDKGRQVYQLHQKMHQEKEEGFYQFIEAYSEAELQTIGKFMSDLLARAEEYSEGKFNGNEDI; encoded by the coding sequence GTGGAATTTCAAAATCATTCTAAAGGCCACCTTTATGAGCAATATATCAGAATGCTGCATTTGAACGAATTATATACAGAACATGAAATTAACGTGTTTCGGGAGCAAGCACAAAAGCTTCAAATCGATATGCTCTCCAATAATATTACCAGTGTGCACGTTATTGATTGCATTGGTGATCATGAGCCGATTAATCATACCGGAATAACCCAAAAAATGAATTTGTCCAAAGCAAGCATTACAAATATTAGTTCAAAGTTATTGGAGATGGGTTTCATTGTGAGAAGTCAAATGAACAACAACCGAAAGGAAAGTTATTTCAGTCTAACGGATAAGGGAAGACAGGTGTATCAACTGCACCAAAAGATGCATCAAGAGAAAGAAGAGGGTTTTTATCAGTTTATTGAAGCTTATTCAGAGGCTGAATTACAGACGATTGGGAAGTTCATGAGTGATTTGTTGGCGCGCGCCGAAGAATACTCCGAGGGGAAGTTTAACGGAAATGAAGATATTTAA
- a CDS encoding MarR family transcriptional regulator produces MDTASKNKTAIHEFFVQFLEQKEQYETRITATYLEDIRKHIESEFSLNMTELHIIACIGEQEPINLTSIAERINLSKGNTSKIANKLLKAGWVRKAQLNDNKKEVYFRLTSVGKKLFAAHDELHAKEKQRMYEFLEKYNESELEFIKRLFGEMVDFYR; encoded by the coding sequence ATGGATACTGCCAGTAAGAACAAAACCGCCATTCATGAATTTTTCGTTCAGTTTCTTGAGCAAAAAGAGCAGTATGAAACCCGAATAACTGCCACATACCTGGAGGATATCCGGAAACATATTGAATCAGAATTCAGCTTGAATATGACGGAACTGCACATCATTGCGTGCATCGGTGAGCAGGAGCCGATCAATCTCACTTCCATCGCGGAGAGAATAAATTTAAGCAAAGGAAATACCTCCAAGATCGCAAATAAATTATTAAAGGCAGGTTGGGTTCGAAAAGCCCAGCTCAACGACAACAAAAAGGAAGTGTACTTTCGGCTAACGTCTGTCGGCAAAAAGCTATTTGCTGCTCATGATGAGCTTCATGCGAAGGAAAAGCAAAGAATGTACGAATTTTTGGAAAAATATAACGAAAGCGAGCTCGAATTTATTAAACGGTTGTTTGGAGAAATGGTTGACTTCTATCGTTAA